The genomic stretch CATGGACTTTAACGATTTCTGACAATATTACTGACGACACATCCCATCAATCAATAAATCTTATTCAATTAAAATCTATAAAGTTTATTGGGGAAAATTTTGAAAAAATGACAAATAATAGAAGAGCAATTAAAGCAGAGTTAACTTCTTTGTCAAATGAGAAATCTGAATGGTATATTATAAGTCCCCAAAATAGCCTTTATGGTAAAAAAATTAAAATGGGTTTAGAGATGGATCAATATATTCCAATAGCTAATATTAACAAAGTCACATTTTATTTTCCAGAAAAGAAATAGGCAAAGGAGTTAATATTAAAATATCAAACCGTCCTTAAGGTGCCACAAATTTAATTTTCTGCTTTTTGCATTTACCCTCCAGATACAGATCGGTATCATAGTCCCTTATCCTAATAACCTCCAACCACAATTCTGTTCCGCCGGGCTGTTTTAAATAATTATAAAACTTGATGGTTGACTCGAATTGAGGGAACAGGACAATATCTCCTCCTTTAAATCCTGCTTTTTCGAACACTCCACCTTCATTTAAATTGTTGATCATAATTGGTTCTATGGGAGGATTTCTGGATAGATAAGGTGTAGTGATTGTAAAACCATATCTTCTTTCGGTTTTGTTCTGGTACGTATCCAGTAAATAGAAAAATCCTAAAATCAAGCCTCCAAAGAATAAGATTTGCACAAGCCTGTAAAAAAACGTTAGTATGTACTTGATTATAGCGTAGAGTTTAGCTTTGATACGGATAGAACTAATTTTATTAAGGTCATCAACCTGACCATCAGGTGAAAGGGGAGCTTGCATAATTGCCACTCTTCTGGATGACAAAAAGATTATGATGGCTTGTTTCATGCGCATGACGTTATTATTCGGATTTAGAAACAGAACAATTGTGCCACATATTTTAAGATACTGAAATTTAGCGTAATAGTAGTCCTGCCTGATTGGGATCGCGCGAAAATTGCGAGGGCTTATATATTTTCTATAATTTGTGAAAGTATAAAAAACTTTTAGCTGAAACAGGTTAGCATCATACAAACTAAAAACAAAACTAAATAATTTACGTTTATAAAATAAATTATTGTACGTTTGTAACATAAACTATTTTGCAGGAGTAAAAAATCAAACATGCTTAAAGAAGTTTTGAAATCAATTTTTCTTTCACAGCAGGAATGGTTGGTGGAAGAAGATCGGGAAATAACCCGGGATCAGCTTACAGCGTTCACATCGCTTACACCCTTTGGATATATCTTAACGGGAGTAAGACGCTCGGGTAAGACTACCTTATTGAAGCAATTGATGCGGCATCATGGTTCGGTTAACTATTTCAATTTTGAGGACAGCCGGACTGCAGGTTTTGAAGTTAATGATTTTTTGGTTGTAGAAGAACTTTTTTCTGAGCTTTCCGGTACCCCGCAAATGTTATTTTTTGATGAGATACAAAATGTTACCGGCTGGGAACGGTATATCAGGGATGCTATAGACAGGAAAAAGACAGTAATAATTACCGGTTCAAATGCCAGGCTTTTAAGCAAGGAGTTGGGTACCAAATTGATAGGACGACACCTTGATTTTGAGGTATTCCCCTTTTCCTATAATGAGTTCCTGAGGTTTTTCAACCTGCTGCCAGGCCCGGAGTCATTCTCGTCCTTTATCTCAAAAGGGGGATTCCCGGGATTTTTAAATATGGGCAACAAGGAGATGTTATCAACCCTGGTTTCGGATATTCTGGTGCGTGATATTTTTTCAAGGTATAATCTGAGGAACCAGGAGGTTTACCGGATGATCGTACAATTCCTGTTGAGTAATACCGGCAGGGAGGTCTCGTTCAACAAACTGAAAAATACCTTTGAGGTTGGTTCGGCTTCTTCTGTAATGGAATTTCTGAATTATCTGATGGATGCTTACCTGATCTTCCTGGTGCCGAGGTACGATACTTCCCTGAAGGTGCAGGCAAAGAATCCGCGTAAAGTATATGGCATTGATCAGGGGTTGGTCAATTTTTCCTCCGTTTCCGGATCTCCTGACCTGGGAAGATTACTGGAAAATACCGTGTATTTAAACCTCAGGAGGACCAAAAACGAAATATGGTATTTTAAGGGCAAAAAAGAATGTGATTTTATCTGCCGTGAAGAAAAAAACAGGTATTCGGCTATCCAGGTTTCCTGGCAGCTTGGCCAGCAAAACGAAAAAAGGGAAATCGAAGGGCTGCTGGAGGCCATGAACCGGTTAAACCTCTCCGAAGGTACCATCATCACTTTTGACCAGGAAGATCAGCTTGTAAAAGAAGGAAAGACCATCAACCTGATCCCGGGATGGAAATGGATGGGAACATGATAAATTATTAAGATTTCTATTCCCTGGAAACAAACGGATTAAATTTCAGCCTTTCTCCACATTTAGGGTGTCCAATGTCAAACTTTCATCACCTTCAGGTTACATGGATTCACAAAGATCCAGGTGCGTATGGTCCATCTGGTTTTTGTTCCGTTTTATTACATCCGCGGCTTTGCAGAAAAACTCCACAAACTGCTTGTCCGATAAACCTTTTGCCCATAATAGTACTTCCAGGTCGGTAATTGTTATTACTGTTAGATGGTTATGTAAATTCCCATGATATTCAAATAGTTATTTTTTTCCTGAAAATACATAAGCCCAGTTAATATCTGTGGCTTTTTTTAGTTCCTCCCGCAAACGTTTAAAAGTAATATTAGTACGGATCATCTTTGACAAAGGAACAACATCTGCATCCGGGAGCAACAGTTTAATTTTTTGCGCCCCTGTGGAATTCATTGAATGCACAATAACCTTCGGATTTGTTATTTTGGATTTTGCAATAAATTCCGCTACGGCATCACCTTTTCTTATTCCCGCAAGGTCGTAATCCAGCGAGATTAAATCGAATTGATAAACCTCCAACAGCCGTATGGCCCGCTCTGCAGTATGCACCATTATCCAGGCATGATCTTTATAAAGATCTTTAAGTATCTTTTGTCTTTCTTTGGTATCTTCTACTATAAGTATTCTATATACTGGTAAATTCATCTTTATTTCTTCTTTCCGTTTTGCTATCAACTTTTGCCCTCAATTATTTTTGAATACCGGTCCATTATAATCTCCCCCTGCAATAAACGGATTAAACTTTAGTTTCTCTTTGCATTTTGGGCATTCTAAAAGCAGGCCGGGGTGTTCCCAGGCTTCATCGGGGAGTTCGAGACAGGGGGATTGATCAGGTACTAATAGATACTTTTTCTTAATGGAATCAAGGGTTGCCAACTTACTTTTGTTTCTCCATAGCATTTTGAATATATCCGAGCAAATTCCTGAAACTGACATCCAATGAATGGCCTGTGATCTGAATATTCTCCCTTGATCTTAATCCTACCGGCAGATCAATGGGGTTGATGTTTTGAGTCAGGGTAAATAATTCACCTTTTTTATGTTGCGACAATAACAACATCTGAAAGGTTCTCCATTCATAATCAACCCAACCGGATTCGAAACACTCGATATCTGACCCTATTAATACAAGGCAAACAGACTGTTCCAAAGCGCTGTCAATTGCTTTGGAATATTCACTTGTTCCTAAAAATTTAATGCTTTTACTGCTGCAAAATACATTATAGTTATTCTTCATCAGGAAATCGTACAATAATTCTGCTATGGCCTGGTCCTTTGACTTGAAACTAATAAATATATCAAAACAATCTGACCTGCCTATTGTTTTCGGCTTCTGCTCAGACTTTACTATCAATGAATCAATTTGGTTTTTTTCATCTTTTAACCAATCCTGATATTTTTTGGCAACTGCGCGGGTTATCGGGCAAAGGTCCAGATCAGTTTTTAATTCAACGGATTCGAGGTATTTGGCATGCTGTTTTTCTGTTCTGAAATCACTTTTAAAATGTCGTTTTAAATATTGACTTTTTAAAATCCTATCGAATTCCTTTACTGAATATCTTTCTCCGCAATAATAAAAAAACTCAGGCTCAAATCTATTCAAATGAAGGTTACTAAGAAACTTCTTTACCGGGAAAAGTCCAATTATCCGATCCAAAATAAACCCTTCTGAATGCCCATTCTCCTTTCTGATAAATCCAACTTCACCATCGTAAAGACTAAATTCCCCTTTTAGATTGATCAGTGCAATCTTATCTATTTCAATGGCATTGTCTTCAGGGGTTATATTCACCCAAAACCCATCATGAACATATTGTTCTTTTTCATATTTTAGTTTGAGTATATCATTTCCTTCAATCCATTTCAAAGGGATTGATTTTCTTTTATACTTTGAAAGATCATATTTGACCAGTTTCTTATTCCATAACTTCAAAGCTGTTTCCTGTGTGCCACTCATCGTATATTCATTATCAACATCAAAAATGTACAGAATCATATTTTCATGATCGGCAATGATAAATTCTTCACTAAATTCACGATAAACAATTCTTAAAGGATTTCTGATATCATCCATATTATTTGCAGCCCCGTTTGCAATGTTCCAGCCTACAGGGAAAACAGCACGGTAAAACAGGCAGAAGTAGTCATGTCCATTGATCTTCATAATGGGTAATACCCCACCATTGGCATAACGAAATGGAAATGATATGCTGTTAAAGTTGTAAGAAAGTATGTGAGGATCTTCTTCGAACTTTCTAAGCTGGTTAATTATCGGATTCTTCTTACCCTCCTTAAATCTATCAACTAAAAAATCGTTTAACTGATGCCTGGCTTTGGGATCCCTGATAGCCATGGTATTGTTTTCTACTCTGAATTGCAAGCACTTACCATTTTCATGGCGTGAAAGTACAAATTCATCAACCAACACCTGGATAAATTCATCATAAGAGTCACCGAACCGATGAATAAAGGGTTGTGATTTCAGGTTATTTGTTTTCATTTTCTGAATTTAGTATTCAATTTTAGTCAGCCTTGTTGAATATTGCAAATCTTGTGAAATTAAACCTAATAGGGTATGATTTTGAAGGAATTCCAGATTGTTTTCAATAAACCGCCTCAACATGACATATTGAATGCCTCCAACTTCCTTATTGTTGAGAAGAACATCTTTTTGTATTGCGTTGATTGTTCCCTCACGAACCTTACGTTCATTGCCCGAATCGGCATAGGCAATGATTTTATACC from Bacteroidota bacterium encodes the following:
- a CDS encoding ATP-binding protein; this translates as MLKEVLKSIFLSQQEWLVEEDREITRDQLTAFTSLTPFGYILTGVRRSGKTTLLKQLMRHHGSVNYFNFEDSRTAGFEVNDFLVVEELFSELSGTPQMLFFDEIQNVTGWERYIRDAIDRKKTVIITGSNARLLSKELGTKLIGRHLDFEVFPFSYNEFLRFFNLLPGPESFSSFISKGGFPGFLNMGNKEMLSTLVSDILVRDIFSRYNLRNQEVYRMIVQFLLSNTGREVSFNKLKNTFEVGSASSVMEFLNYLMDAYLIFLVPRYDTSLKVQAKNPRKVYGIDQGLVNFSSVSGSPDLGRLLENTVYLNLRRTKNEIWYFKGKKECDFICREEKNRYSAIQVSWQLGQQNEKREIEGLLEAMNRLNLSEGTIITFDQEDQLVKEGKTINLIPGWKWMGT
- a CDS encoding toll/interleukin-1 receptor domain-containing protein — its product is MKTNNLKSQPFIHRFGDSYDEFIQVLVDEFVLSRHENGKCLQFRVENNTMAIRDPKARHQLNDFLVDRFKEGKKNPIINQLRKFEEDPHILSYNFNSISFPFRYANGGVLPIMKINGHDYFCLFYRAVFPVGWNIANGAANNMDDIRNPLRIVYREFSEEFIIADHENMILYIFDVDNEYTMSGTQETALKLWNKKLVKYDLSKYKRKSIPLKWIEGNDILKLKYEKEQYVHDGFWVNITPEDNAIEIDKIALINLKGEFSLYDGEVGFIRKENGHSEGFILDRIIGLFPVKKFLSNLHLNRFEPEFFYYCGERYSVKEFDRILKSQYLKRHFKSDFRTEKQHAKYLESVELKTDLDLCPITRAVAKKYQDWLKDEKNQIDSLIVKSEQKPKTIGRSDCFDIFISFKSKDQAIAELLYDFLMKNNYNVFCSSKSIKFLGTSEYSKAIDSALEQSVCLVLIGSDIECFESGWVDYEWRTFQMLLLSQHKKGELFTLTQNINPIDLPVGLRSRENIQITGHSLDVSFRNLLGYIQNAMEKQK